A stretch of the Snodgrassella alvi genome encodes the following:
- a CDS encoding prolyl oligopeptidase family serine peptidase has product MMTNTDPFAYLEDLNDERTLALIQQADAATQAEFATDAEYEAVRDDMVTILRDEQQIPFCQEHRARMYHFYQSAEFPKGVYRVCSAASYRAGLPEWKILFSVADFDELLGDDVYLQGVAHYVQAPEHVLISLSAGGADAAYTIEFNLNEGKVVEGGFHFPLSKSIISWRDTESVWICPAWDERQLTQAGYPRQVWLMQRGQTFAQAQPVLEMPADGMMVNAWRYLDSQGAPIDLIEAASGFYHKQYYQVMADLSAKPLGLPDDCELMGYLYGQLLVQLRSGWQRANRSYPAGSLVAVKLHKGELGATEVIFQPKATQAIESIETTRRFVLVSILDNVSCRLLAWQFSSNGWQEVSLPNLPDGALEITDQPWGGDVVYLAISSFLDPLTLYTLDVNLGELCVMRRQPQQFDAAGMQVKQFSAAASDGTFIPYFHVGKHMNKEMPTIVYVYGGFGMPQLPYYLGSIGRYWLAKGYAFVLANIRGGGEFGPQWHEAARGIHKHVSVDDLLAVLDDLYSHGRASAMHTAIQGGSNGGLVVAAAFCRQPQCMGAMVCEVPLTDMLRYPYLSAGSSWVDEYGDPVDSVEKNALLQLSPYHNLGKLQHYPPALITTNLHDDRVHPAHALKFYARLRSLRQPVWLAVPDTGGHAGGVTQENTAAELALIMNFLYKTIAGDDSI; this is encoded by the coding sequence CTGATGACCAATACTGATCCTTTTGCCTATTTAGAAGACTTAAACGATGAGCGCACTCTGGCATTGATTCAGCAGGCGGATGCAGCGACTCAGGCTGAGTTTGCAACAGATGCTGAGTATGAAGCAGTACGTGATGATATGGTGACAATACTGCGTGATGAGCAGCAAATACCGTTTTGTCAGGAACATCGTGCACGCATGTATCATTTTTATCAATCGGCTGAATTTCCGAAAGGTGTGTATCGGGTATGTTCTGCTGCCAGTTATCGTGCTGGTTTGCCTGAATGGAAAATTTTGTTTTCTGTGGCCGATTTTGATGAACTGCTTGGAGATGATGTGTATTTGCAGGGTGTGGCACATTATGTGCAGGCACCCGAGCATGTGCTTATCAGTCTGAGTGCCGGCGGTGCTGATGCAGCCTATACCATTGAGTTTAATTTAAACGAAGGCAAAGTGGTTGAGGGAGGTTTTCATTTTCCTCTGAGTAAAAGCATCATTAGCTGGCGTGATACAGAAAGTGTATGGATATGTCCGGCATGGGATGAGCGGCAGCTGACTCAGGCTGGCTATCCACGGCAGGTATGGCTGATGCAACGCGGGCAAACCTTTGCGCAGGCGCAGCCAGTGCTAGAAATGCCAGCTGATGGCATGATGGTGAATGCATGGCGTTATTTAGATAGTCAGGGCGCACCGATTGATTTAATTGAGGCGGCAAGCGGCTTTTATCACAAGCAATATTATCAAGTTATGGCGGATTTAAGTGCCAAACCGCTGGGACTGCCTGATGATTGTGAACTGATGGGCTATCTATACGGGCAGTTGCTGGTGCAGTTGCGCAGTGGCTGGCAGCGTGCGAACCGAAGTTATCCGGCCGGTAGTCTGGTTGCAGTGAAATTACATAAAGGTGAGCTGGGTGCTACTGAAGTGATTTTTCAGCCTAAGGCCACTCAGGCAATTGAAAGCATTGAAACCACACGGCGGTTTGTATTGGTGTCGATACTAGATAATGTAAGCTGTCGTTTGCTGGCGTGGCAATTTAGTAGCAATGGCTGGCAGGAAGTTTCATTGCCCAATCTGCCGGATGGTGCGCTTGAAATTACAGACCAGCCTTGGGGCGGCGATGTGGTCTATCTGGCAATCAGTAGTTTTTTGGATCCTTTGACACTGTATACGCTTGATGTAAATTTGGGAGAGTTGTGTGTGATGCGGCGACAGCCGCAGCAGTTTGATGCGGCAGGGATGCAGGTGAAGCAGTTCAGTGCTGCTGCATCTGATGGGACGTTTATTCCTTATTTTCATGTTGGTAAACATATGAATAAGGAAATGCCCACTATTGTTTATGTTTATGGTGGCTTTGGTATGCCTCAGCTACCCTATTATCTAGGTAGTATTGGTCGGTACTGGTTGGCAAAAGGTTATGCATTTGTACTGGCAAATATTCGTGGTGGTGGTGAATTTGGACCTCAATGGCATGAGGCAGCCCGCGGTATTCATAAGCATGTCAGTGTAGATGATTTATTGGCAGTACTAGATGATTTGTATTCTCATGGGCGAGCCAGTGCGATGCATACAGCAATTCAGGGCGGTAGTAATGGCGGGCTTGTGGTGGCCGCTGCATTTTGCCGCCAACCGCAGTGTATGGGGGCGATGGTGTGCGAGGTGCCGCTTACGGATATGTTGCGCTATCCTTATCTTTCAGCCGGTTCTTCATGGGTAGATGAGTATGGTGATCCTGTTGATTCAGTTGAAAAAAATGCATTGCTTCAACTTTCGCCCTATCATAATTTGGGCAAATTGCAACACTACCCACCTGCTTTAATTACGACTAATCTTCATGATGACCGTGTACATCCGGCCCATGCACTGAAGTTTTATGCACGTTTGCGTTCACTCAGACAGCCAGTGTGGCTGGCTGTACCCGACACAGGTGGGCATGCAGGGGGTGTGACTCAGGAAAATACTGCAGCAGAATTGGCGCTGATTATGAATTTTTTATATAAAACGATTGCTGGCGATGATTCAATCTAA
- a CDS encoding ChaB family protein: MPYQHRSDLPASVRHALPEHAQEIFKEAFNHAIAEYQDPKKRRDNSDAETIAFRVAWAAVEKVYHKGNDGKWQPK, translated from the coding sequence ATGCCTTATCAGCACCGCAGTGATCTACCTGCATCAGTACGGCACGCTTTACCGGAACATGCGCAAGAAATATTCAAAGAAGCATTTAATCACGCCATAGCAGAATATCAGGATCCGAAAAAACGCCGCGATAATAGCGATGCAGAAACCATTGCCTTCCGAGTAGCATGGGCTGCTGTCGAAAAGGTTTATCATAAAGGCAATGATGGCAAATGGCAGCCTAAGTAA
- the secG gene encoding preprotein translocase subunit SecG — translation MEAFKTLILIVNIFAALSVIVLVLMQQGKGADAGAAFGSGSAQGVFGAAGNANFLSRSTAIAATIFFITCLALGYISTHRHSGLDFSNVKQQQVVVPAKSAAASAPAVPVKPAQKPLIPE, via the coding sequence ATGGAAGCATTCAAAACCCTTATTTTAATCGTGAATATTTTCGCGGCGCTGAGTGTTATTGTGCTGGTGCTAATGCAGCAGGGCAAAGGTGCGGATGCGGGCGCAGCATTTGGTTCCGGTAGTGCTCAGGGTGTATTTGGTGCTGCGGGCAATGCAAATTTTCTCAGCCGCAGCACAGCGATTGCGGCCACTATATTTTTTATTACTTGCTTGGCTTTAGGCTATATTTCCACGCACCGCCACAGCGGCTTGGATTTTAGTAATGTGAAGCAACAGCAAGTAGTGGTACCGGCTAAGTCAGCAGCTGCCAGTGCACCGGCGGTACCGGTGAAGCCGGCACAGAAGCCGCTGATACCGGAATAG
- the fabF gene encoding beta-ketoacyl-ACP synthase II: protein MSKKRVVITGLGQVSPVGNDITTAWQNLLAGKSGIGTITHFDASSLVCQIAGEVKNFDVTQYISAKEARRMDSFIHYGVAAALQAITDAGLDDIPGLDKTRVGVNIGAGIGGLPAIEATARTVVEQGARKINPFFIPSSLINLISGHVTILKGYQGPSYGMVSACTTGAHSIGDSARLIKYGDADIMIAGGAEGAICELGVGGFAAMKALSTRNDDPATASRPWDKDRDGFVMGEGAGVMVLEEYEHARKRGATIYAELVGFGMSSDAYHITAPNTEGPALGVTRALKDGGLNPEDIDYVNAHGTSTPLGDVNETNALKLALGEQARKLVVNSTKSMTGHLLGGAGGVEAVYTVMAIHTQKSPPTINIFEQDIEAGCDLDYCANEARDLPIRAAISNSFGFGGTNGSLAFKRFED from the coding sequence ATGAGTAAAAAACGAGTAGTCATTACCGGCCTGGGTCAAGTATCTCCTGTGGGTAATGATATCACCACAGCATGGCAGAATTTACTTGCAGGTAAAAGCGGCATTGGCACGATTACCCATTTTGATGCTTCGTCTTTAGTTTGCCAGATTGCTGGTGAAGTTAAGAATTTTGATGTAACGCAGTACATCAGTGCGAAAGAGGCACGCCGGATGGATTCTTTCATCCATTATGGTGTGGCTGCTGCTCTTCAGGCAATAACCGATGCAGGGCTGGATGATATTCCGGGTTTGGATAAAACCAGAGTAGGGGTAAATATTGGTGCGGGTATCGGTGGCTTGCCGGCAATTGAGGCCACTGCACGTACTGTAGTGGAGCAGGGTGCCCGTAAAATCAATCCATTTTTCATTCCCAGCTCACTGATTAATCTGATATCTGGCCATGTTACGATTTTAAAAGGTTATCAGGGACCAAGCTACGGTATGGTTTCTGCCTGCACTACTGGTGCGCACAGTATCGGTGATTCTGCCCGTCTGATTAAGTATGGCGATGCGGATATTATGATTGCTGGCGGTGCCGAAGGTGCCATCTGTGAGTTGGGTGTGGGTGGTTTTGCTGCCATGAAAGCACTATCTACTCGCAATGATGATCCGGCCACAGCCTCCAGACCATGGGACAAGGATCGTGATGGTTTTGTGATGGGTGAAGGTGCTGGTGTAATGGTGCTGGAAGAGTATGAACATGCCCGTAAGCGTGGTGCCACGATTTATGCTGAGCTGGTTGGATTTGGTATGAGCTCCGATGCATATCATATTACTGCTCCGAATACTGAGGGTCCGGCTCTGGGGGTGACGCGTGCTCTGAAAGATGGTGGCCTGAATCCAGAAGATATTGATTATGTAAATGCGCATGGTACCTCCACTCCGCTGGGTGATGTGAATGAAACCAACGCATTAAAATTGGCTTTAGGCGAACAGGCCAGAAAGCTAGTGGTGAATTCTACTAAATCGATGACCGGCCATCTGTTGGGCGGTGCTGGTGGTGTGGAAGCCGTTTACACTGTAATGGCTATTCACACGCAGAAATCTCCGCCTACGATTAATATTTTTGAGCAGGATATTGAGGCAGGCTGTGATTTGGATTATTGTGCTAATGAAGCACGGGATTTGCCGATTCGTGCAGCTATTTCCAATTCATTCGGTTTTGGCGGTACCAATGGGTCGCTGGCGTTTAAGCGTTTTGAAGATTAA
- a CDS encoding amino acid permease: MIAIGGSIGTGLFMASGSAIHDAGPGGALLAYMAIGIMVYFLMTSLGEMATYLPTSGSFSTYAARFVDPSLGFALGWNYWFNWVITVAADISIASLVITYWEPLRFMPAWSWSLLFFALVFLLNILSVRAYGESEYWFALIKVVTVIVFLGVGVLTIFGILGGQYVGLSNFTIGDAPILGHGWSGGFFTVLGVFLIAGFSFQGTELIGITAGESENPQESIPKAIKQVFWRILIFYILAMLVIGLLIPYNSDALLGADVDQVAKSPFTLVFERAGLAFAAAVMNTVILTSILSAGNSGLYASTRMLYAMGKDGMAHRRFSAVNQRGVPVLALLATAVVVLAIFLLESVDEGAYEYIVAASGLTGFIAWLGIAISHYRFRRAFVQQGNDINSLVYRAKWFPFGPILALLLCILVIIGQDSQLLLHGDFKWQRFAITYMGLPVFAAFYLYHKLRYRTRKVPLTQVNLSKHLD, from the coding sequence ATGATTGCCATTGGCGGCAGTATTGGTACAGGCTTGTTTATGGCCAGTGGCAGTGCGATTCACGATGCCGGCCCTGGTGGCGCCTTACTGGCGTACATGGCCATCGGAATTATGGTGTATTTTCTCATGACCTCACTAGGCGAAATGGCCACTTACCTGCCTACTTCCGGTTCATTCTCCACTTATGCAGCCCGCTTTGTTGATCCGTCGCTGGGTTTTGCACTGGGCTGGAATTACTGGTTTAACTGGGTGATTACCGTTGCTGCAGACATCTCCATTGCCTCATTGGTGATTACCTACTGGGAACCATTGCGCTTTATGCCGGCATGGAGCTGGAGTTTGCTGTTCTTTGCTCTGGTGTTTCTGCTCAATATACTGTCTGTACGCGCCTATGGTGAATCTGAATACTGGTTTGCTCTGATTAAAGTAGTCACAGTAATCGTGTTTCTCGGCGTTGGCGTGCTGACCATCTTCGGCATTCTTGGCGGTCAATATGTCGGCCTGAGCAACTTCACCATTGGCGATGCACCGATACTCGGACATGGCTGGTCGGGTGGTTTCTTTACCGTACTCGGTGTATTCTTGATTGCCGGATTTTCATTTCAGGGCACCGAGCTCATCGGCATTACCGCCGGCGAATCAGAAAACCCGCAGGAAAGCATTCCCAAAGCCATCAAACAAGTGTTTTGGCGTATTTTGATTTTCTATATTCTAGCCATGTTAGTAATTGGCCTGCTGATTCCTTATAACAGTGATGCCTTACTCGGTGCTGACGTGGATCAGGTTGCCAAATCACCGTTTACACTGGTGTTTGAGCGCGCTGGGCTGGCTTTTGCCGCTGCCGTGATGAATACCGTTATTCTCACTTCCATCCTGTCTGCCGGTAATTCTGGCCTGTATGCTTCTACCCGTATGCTGTACGCTATGGGTAAAGACGGCATGGCACACCGGCGCTTTTCAGCAGTCAACCAGCGCGGCGTGCCCGTATTGGCTTTACTGGCTACAGCCGTTGTCGTATTGGCAATTTTTTTGCTGGAAAGTGTGGACGAAGGTGCCTACGAGTACATCGTAGCCGCTTCTGGTCTGACCGGTTTTATTGCCTGGCTAGGCATAGCCATCAGTCACTACCGTTTCCGCCGCGCCTTTGTACAGCAGGGTAACGACATCAATTCACTGGTTTATCGCGCTAAATGGTTTCCATTTGGCCCCATTCTGGCGCTATTACTGTGTATTCTGGTGATTATCGGACAAGACAGCCAATTATTACTACATGGTGATTTCAAATGGCAGCGTTTTGCTATTACCTATATGGGTCTCCCAGTATTTGCTGCCTTTTACCTGTATCACAAACTTCGCTACCGTACCCGCAAAGTACCACTGACACAGGTGAATCTAAGCAAACACCTTGATTAG
- the acpP gene encoding acyl carrier protein — protein sequence MDNNIEQRVKKIVAEQLGVSEAEVKNESSFQEDLGADSLDTVELVMALEEAFGCEIPDEEAEKITTVQQAIDFVGAHLN from the coding sequence ATGGATAACAATATCGAACAACGCGTGAAAAAAATTGTTGCAGAACAATTAGGCGTGAGCGAAGCTGAAGTAAAAAACGAATCTTCATTTCAGGAAGATTTGGGTGCTGACTCACTGGACACCGTTGAATTGGTAATGGCTCTGGAAGAAGCATTCGGTTGCGAAATTCCTGATGAAGAAGCTGAAAAAATCACTACTGTGCAACAAGCTATCGACTTTGTTGGCGCACACCTGAATTAA
- a CDS encoding metallophosphoesterase, with product MKYSDLSTFIRPLPNTALDVIGDVHGEWEALQQLLHFLGYDDYGRHQHGRKLVFVGDLCDRGPNSPAVLDWVIQAAASENAFTIIGNHELNLLINDPKDGAGWYFDNRPQDEARFAPWQHYPAAQRRQLQETIAQWPLILQRDDLRIVHAAWLPESIDKLLECSETSLVKQYHYWEDRFLDDFRNTQWYEPYQQEQRQLNKDLENEHYPMTFQAGTAHYDLLRSCHNPIRALTSGIQAITQQPFYINGRWRFTVRKPWWQQYTDPVAVIIGHYWRSWYGTGIAEHRKELFQEPPTHWLGQQRQVFCVDFSIGARWRERKKAIAVTDSQMHLAALRWPENIIMLNNGKYYHGERYL from the coding sequence ATGAAGTATTCTGACTTAAGTACCTTTATCCGCCCCTTACCTAACACCGCGCTGGACGTGATTGGTGATGTTCATGGCGAGTGGGAAGCTTTACAGCAGTTATTACACTTTCTTGGCTACGATGATTACGGTCGCCATCAACACGGGCGTAAACTCGTTTTTGTTGGCGATTTGTGCGACCGTGGGCCAAACAGCCCTGCTGTTCTTGACTGGGTGATACAGGCCGCCGCCTCTGAAAACGCATTTACCATCATCGGTAATCATGAACTCAATTTATTAATTAACGATCCTAAAGACGGAGCTGGCTGGTATTTTGATAATCGGCCACAGGATGAAGCACGGTTCGCGCCATGGCAGCATTATCCCGCTGCCCAACGCAGGCAATTACAGGAAACCATCGCACAATGGCCATTAATTCTGCAACGGGACGATTTGCGCATCGTTCACGCTGCGTGGTTGCCGGAAAGTATTGATAAATTACTAGAATGCAGTGAAACTTCACTGGTAAAACAATATCATTACTGGGAAGACCGCTTTTTAGATGATTTCCGAAATACGCAATGGTACGAACCATACCAGCAGGAGCAGCGGCAATTAAATAAAGACTTGGAAAATGAGCACTATCCGATGACGTTTCAAGCAGGTACAGCCCATTATGATCTACTACGCAGCTGTCACAATCCAATACGTGCGCTCACCAGCGGCATTCAGGCCATCACACAACAGCCTTTTTATATCAACGGCCGCTGGCGCTTCACAGTACGTAAACCGTGGTGGCAGCAGTATACCGACCCTGTGGCGGTAATAATCGGCCATTACTGGCGCAGCTGGTATGGCACCGGCATAGCCGAACACCGCAAAGAACTGTTTCAGGAGCCTCCAACACACTGGCTGGGGCAGCAACGTCAGGTATTTTGCGTGGATTTTTCCATTGGTGCACGCTGGCGGGAACGCAAAAAAGCCATTGCTGTGACAGACAGCCAGATGCATCTGGCTGCACTGCGCTGGCCCGAAAATATAATTATGCTGAATAATGGTAAATATTATCATGGAGAGCGTTACCTCTGA
- a CDS encoding rhodanese-like domain-containing protein has product MTIQTINAAQLQQWQQQKKDFVLLDVREDSEVQYAAIPGYFHIPMNMIPLRQNELPDDKPIVIYCHHGMRSMQVGLYLQNTGFENLYNLKGGIDAWSREVDSNIPTY; this is encoded by the coding sequence ATGACCATTCAGACAATAAATGCAGCACAATTGCAGCAATGGCAGCAGCAAAAAAAAGATTTTGTCCTCCTTGACGTACGTGAAGACAGCGAAGTCCAGTATGCAGCTATTCCTGGGTATTTCCATATTCCAATGAATATGATTCCCTTGCGCCAAAACGAATTACCGGACGATAAACCAATCGTAATTTACTGCCATCATGGCATGCGCAGCATGCAAGTAGGATTGTATTTACAGAATACCGGCTTTGAAAATCTTTATAATCTCAAGGGCGGCATCGATGCATGGTCAAGAGAAGTAGACAGCAACATACCCACCTACTAA
- a CDS encoding NAD(P)H-dependent glycerol-3-phosphate dehydrogenase: MNIGVLGAGAWGTALAIHFALHSHKVWLWTHNIQHVQQLQQQRQNQRYLPGFDLPENLAAVAELASAELIIIATPVAALRQSAQKLVDAGLSDVPIIAACKGFEQQTGLLPQQVLAEVMPKNPCIGVLSGPSFAQELAQQLPCAVTLASENFVWIQALAASLNNTVLRLYANADVIGAAVGGAVKNVMAIATGIADGLNYGINARVALMTRGMAEISRLNQALGGQAATLMGLSGMGDLILTCTGSLSRNRRVGLLLAEGKSLPEALTELGHVAEGVYTVEEVCRQAASLGVDMPVACILKQLFDGCIEVQEMAEILMERSPKVE, from the coding sequence ATGAATATTGGTGTACTGGGTGCGGGAGCGTGGGGTACTGCGCTGGCCATTCATTTTGCCCTGCATTCGCATAAAGTATGGCTATGGACCCATAATATACAGCATGTGCAGCAATTACAGCAGCAGCGGCAGAATCAGCGTTATCTACCGGGTTTTGATTTACCGGAAAATTTAGCTGCTGTGGCAGAGCTGGCCTCAGCCGAGTTAATTATTATTGCTACGCCGGTGGCAGCTTTACGGCAAAGTGCGCAGAAGCTGGTGGATGCTGGCTTGAGTGATGTGCCCATTATTGCAGCTTGCAAAGGATTCGAGCAGCAAACCGGTTTACTGCCGCAGCAGGTGCTGGCGGAGGTGATGCCTAAGAATCCATGTATCGGTGTTTTATCCGGCCCGAGTTTTGCTCAGGAGCTGGCACAGCAGCTGCCCTGTGCGGTAACACTGGCATCAGAAAATTTTGTTTGGATTCAGGCGCTGGCGGCGAGTTTGAATAATACCGTTTTGCGTTTGTATGCCAATGCAGATGTGATTGGGGCGGCCGTTGGCGGTGCGGTAAAGAATGTCATGGCGATTGCAACAGGTATTGCTGACGGATTGAACTATGGTATTAATGCGCGTGTTGCGTTAATGACGCGCGGTATGGCGGAGATATCCCGTCTGAATCAGGCGCTGGGTGGTCAGGCTGCGACGTTGATGGGACTATCGGGTATGGGAGATTTGATTCTGACCTGTACCGGCTCGCTGTCGCGCAATCGCAGAGTAGGGTTGCTGCTGGCAGAAGGCAAATCACTGCCGGAAGCGCTTACTGAACTTGGACATGTGGCGGAAGGTGTATATACTGTCGAGGAAGTTTGCCGACAGGCTGCTTCGCTCGGGGTGGATATGCCAGTAGCCTGTATTCTCAAGCAATTGTTTGATGGTTGCATAGAAGTTCAGGAAATGGCTGAAATACTAATGGAACGTTCACCTAAGGTGGAATAA
- the tpiA gene encoding triose-phosphate isomerase, with amino-acid sequence MWQQKWIIGNWKMNGSQSANRQLLQAMLKPVDVAAAHVYCGVAVPNVYLAGVNEFTRDTSLAVGAEDVSRFAANGAFTGEVSAQMLADVGAQFVLIGHSERRQYFHEDNQELLIKLQNSMAAGLLPVLCVGETLAEREQGQEQIVVSAQLDVLASLGMKEVVVAYEPVWAIGTGKVPSVTQITAMHQLIYQQILSLCGEDVKIRVLYGGSVNAGNAAEILAVPHVDGALVGGASLQADSFAAIIQAAYAPA; translated from the coding sequence ATGTGGCAGCAGAAATGGATAATCGGCAATTGGAAGATGAATGGCAGTCAGTCGGCAAACCGGCAACTGCTACAAGCAATGCTGAAACCAGTAGATGTAGCTGCGGCTCATGTTTACTGTGGTGTGGCGGTGCCGAATGTCTATCTTGCCGGAGTGAATGAATTCACGCGTGATACATCGCTGGCGGTAGGGGCAGAAGATGTGAGCCGCTTTGCTGCAAACGGTGCTTTTACTGGAGAAGTTAGTGCGCAAATGCTGGCAGATGTGGGTGCGCAGTTTGTGCTGATCGGACACTCTGAGCGGCGGCAGTATTTTCACGAAGATAATCAAGAATTGCTGATTAAGCTGCAAAACAGCATGGCAGCAGGCCTGCTGCCGGTACTGTGTGTGGGGGAAACACTGGCTGAACGTGAACAAGGACAGGAGCAGATAGTAGTAAGTGCGCAGCTGGATGTGCTGGCCAGTCTGGGGATGAAAGAAGTGGTGGTGGCTTATGAGCCAGTGTGGGCAATTGGTACCGGCAAAGTGCCGTCTGTAACGCAGATTACTGCGATGCATCAGCTGATTTATCAGCAAATCTTGTCTTTGTGTGGTGAAGATGTTAAAATCCGCGTCCTTTATGGCGGTAGTGTCAACGCTGGCAACGCGGCTGAAATTCTGGCTGTGCCACATGTTGATGGTGCGCTGGTTGGCGGAGCCTCGTTGCAGGCTGACAGTTTTGCCGCTATTATTCAGGCTGCATATGCGCCTGCTTGA
- a CDS encoding protein-L-isoaspartate O-methyltransferase codes for MDFNTARYNMVEQQIRPWDVLNFDLLDVLSDIPRERFVLPQQQEVAYTDQALGLANGGKMLEPKVVARMIQALQLNLTDTVVEIGTGSGYATAILAKMAGKVISVDIDAEQQQRAQFVLSDLDYTNISYKTCDGLADKLPGAPFSAIYVGGSLPTLPATLLEQLAEDGRMVAIIGEAPVMRAILFERQNNQLKETVLFETVAPALHSLETPAPNQFRF; via the coding sequence ATGGATTTCAATACCGCCCGCTATAACATGGTTGAGCAGCAAATCCGTCCATGGGACGTATTAAATTTCGACTTACTAGATGTATTATCCGATATTCCGCGTGAACGCTTTGTTCTGCCACAGCAACAGGAAGTAGCCTATACAGATCAGGCTCTCGGACTGGCCAATGGTGGCAAAATGCTTGAACCAAAAGTAGTCGCACGTATGATTCAGGCATTACAACTCAACCTCACCGATACCGTAGTAGAAATTGGTACCGGTTCTGGCTACGCCACGGCCATACTGGCAAAAATGGCCGGAAAAGTCATCTCTGTAGATATAGATGCCGAACAACAGCAGCGTGCTCAGTTCGTTCTCAGCGACCTTGACTACACCAATATCAGCTACAAAACCTGCGACGGATTAGCAGACAAGCTACCTGGCGCTCCATTTAGTGCCATTTACGTAGGCGGCTCTCTGCCTACCCTGCCAGCCACCCTACTTGAGCAACTGGCTGAAGATGGCCGCATGGTAGCCATTATTGGTGAAGCGCCAGTAATGCGTGCCATACTGTTTGAGCGCCAGAACAATCAGCTTAAAGAAACCGTACTGTTCGAAACCGTAGCACCTGCATTACACAGTCTGGAAACACCGGCACCTAATCAATTCAGATTCTGA